A single window of Desulfuromonadales bacterium DNA harbors:
- a CDS encoding alpha/beta fold hydrolase, which yields MFEGFRREKIGVNNVEINLVVGGNGPPLLLLHGYPQTHLIWRKVAPRLAQRFTVVASDLRG from the coding sequence ATGTTTGAGGGTTTCAGGCGCGAAAAGATCGGGGTCAACAACGTCGAGATCAACCTGGTGGTGGGCGGCAACGGTCCGCCGCTGCTGCTCCTGCACGGGTATCCGCAGACGCACCTGATCTGGCGCAAGGTCGCGCCACGGCTCGCGCAAAGGTTCACCGTCGTAGCGAGCGATCTGCGCGGA
- a CDS encoding aldo/keto reductase codes for MNANGHPISRRTFVGSLAAALAAAWLAPAGLRAAEKTLIRKAIPGTAETLPVIGLGTWQTFDVGSDEAALSGLADVLQAFFANGGKLIDSSPMYGTSEQVIGELLKRVGNRDKLFAATKVWTDGEQAGIRQMEDSLRKWGISRFDLMQIHNLRDWQTHLKTLRVWQVEGKIRYTGITTSHGRFHRELEEILGNEPLNFVQFTYNLEDRAAEKRLLPLAADRGIAVLINRPFQGGDLFRKAKGKALPDWAAEFDCASWGQFLLKFIVSHPAVTCVIPATARVHHLQDNMAAGFGRLPDTAMRKRMVDYFAAL; via the coding sequence ATGAATGCAAACGGTCATCCAATATCCCGAAGAACCTTCGTCGGCTCCCTGGCCGCCGCCCTGGCCGCCGCCTGGCTGGCTCCTGCGGGGCTGCGAGCCGCGGAAAAAACCTTGATCCGCAAGGCGATTCCCGGCACCGCCGAAACCCTGCCGGTCATCGGCCTGGGCACCTGGCAAACCTTCGACGTCGGCAGCGACGAGGCCGCCCTGTCCGGCCTCGCCGACGTCCTGCAGGCCTTCTTCGCCAACGGCGGCAAGCTGATCGACTCTTCGCCCATGTACGGCACGTCCGAGCAGGTCATCGGCGAACTGCTGAAACGCGTCGGCAACCGGGACAAGCTGTTTGCCGCCACCAAGGTCTGGACCGATGGCGAGCAGGCCGGCATCCGGCAGATGGAGGACTCGCTACGAAAGTGGGGCATCAGCCGCTTCGATCTGATGCAGATTCACAACCTGCGGGACTGGCAGACCCACCTGAAGACCCTCCGGGTCTGGCAGGTCGAAGGGAAAATCCGCTACACCGGCATCACCACCTCGCACGGCCGGTTTCATCGGGAACTGGAGGAGATCCTGGGCAACGAGCCGCTGAACTTCGTCCAATTTACCTACAATCTCGAAGACCGCGCCGCCGAGAAGCGCCTGCTGCCGCTGGCGGCCGACCGTGGAATAGCGGTCCTGATCAATCGTCCTTTCCAGGGGGGCGATCTCTTCCGCAAGGCCAAGGGCAAGGCGCTGCCGGACTGGGCCGCCGAGTTCGATTGCGCCAGCTGGGGACAGTTCCTCCTCAAGTTCATCGTTTCCCATCCTGCGGTCACTTGCGTGATTCCCGCCACGGCCAGGGTCCATCATCTGCAGGACAATATGGCGGCAGGCTTTGGCCGTTTGCCCGACACTGCCATGCGCAAAAGGATGGTGGACTATTTTGCAGCGCTGTAG